DNA from Thermomicrobium roseum DSM 5159:
AGCGGGGGTGCTTCCCGCCCGCTGACACAATCATACCACTCGACAGAAGTCATTGACAAGGGGTCACCACCGAGCCAGAACCGACTGCGGGAAGTGCCACTGCTTCCCCGCCCTGACCGACCGAGAACGACGATGCCTTCCGCCACGATGACCACTCCGGTGAGTCAGCACGCACTCAGCGGGGGACGGCGCGATCGCGGACATGACCGTGCCGCCAGGTGTCCCTGTCGCGAGGGCGCGCGCACCGACCCGCTGACGACGCCCTCTCTTCCCACGGAGGAGCTGACAACTCCCGCGGTGCTGAGCTTTCCGCACCGGTCGGGGAGCGGAGCGACAGCGATCATTGCCTCGACTGGCGCCCGATACTGCGCACGCTCGCACCCGAGTCCGCCAAACCCACGCTCGCACTAGCACACGTTTCGCTGCCTGCGAAGAGGGCGTCTTGCCTTGCTATACTCTGTATCAGACTCTGCGCGGATCGGGAGTGCCCGAGAGCAGGGGTGCCGATGGCTGCGAAGCGCGACTATTACGAAATCCTGGGAGTCAGTCGCACGGCGACCCAGGAGGAGATCCGCCGGGCCTACCGGCGCTTGGCTCGCCAGTATCACCCGGATGTCAACAAGTCGCCGGACGCCGAGGAGAAGTTCAAGGAGATCAACGAGGCCTACGAGGTTTTGAGCGATCCCGACAAGCGTGCTGCGTACGACCGCTTCGGCCATGCTGGTGTCCAGGCTGGTGTCGGCCATGAGCCGAGCGCGGGCGGCGATCCGTTCGGCTTCGGCTCGCTCTTCACCGATCTCTTCGATTCCTTCTTCGGCGACATGACCGGAACCACCCGGCGCCGACCGGCCCGCGGTGCCGACCTCGAGGCCACGATCGAACTCACGTTCGAGGAAGCGCTGCGCGGGGTGGTGAAGGAACTGGAGATCGAGCGGCTGGAGCTCTGTCCAGATTGCCGGGGAACGCGGATGCGCCACGGCGCTCGTCCCACCACGTGCCCGGTGTGCGGTGGGACCGGACAGCTGCGTCGCTACCAACAGACGATCCTGGGCGCCATGATCACGGCTACCACCTGCAGCCACTGCGGGGGCGAAGGCCGCGTCGTCTCCGATCCGTGCCCGACCTGTCGGGGACGCGGGCGCACCGTGCGGCGACGCACTGTCCGCCTCGAGATCCCTGCTGGCATCGAGGACGGTGCCACCCTGCGCTTGACCGGCGAGGGGGAGCACGGTGAGCCGGGCGGCGCGCCGGGTAATCTCTATGTCCACGTACGAGTCCGACCGCACGATTTGTTCAGGCGCGAGGGAACGACGCTCTACCTGGACCTGCCCATCAACGTGGCCCAGGCGGCATTGGGTGCCGAGGTCGAGGTACCGACCATCGACGGTCCGGTGCTGCTCACTATCCCCCCGGGGACACAGCCTGGCCAGCGTTTCCGCCTGCGCGGCAAGGGGGCGCCGGAACTCGGCAGCGAGCGGCGCGGCGACCTCATCGTGACCGTCCGGGTCGTGGTGCCGACCGAACTCACGCCCCGCCAGCGTGAGCTGTTCGCGGAACTGGCCGAATCGCTCGAGCGACCGGACGTGCACGAGGCGCACCGCAAGGGCTTCTTCGAGCGGATCAAGGAAGTACTCGGCGTCTGAGCGCTGCGCTCGTGGCGAGGAGGGGGTTCGCCGCCTCGACCGAGCGCACGGCCATCGCTCTGCTGCTGGAGTCAAGCATGCACGAAGAGAGAGCGGCGGGATCTTCCCGCCGCTCCCGCGCCAGGTCAGCAGAACGCCCTGCCTCGGCGATCGAGACAGGGCGTTCCGTTCACGAGCCGGGAATCGCTCCCGCAGCTGACTGGTAGAAGCTCGCCAAGGCACCGCCGAGGATCGTCAATGCCCCGACGAGGGCGATCGCCACGAACAGGATGATGAGCGCGTACTCTACCAGCCCTTGCCCTGCCAGAGCTGCCCGGTGCCATTGTCTCATGCCGTTCTCCTGTGAGCATGCATTCCCGAACGGCAGAAGAAGGATCACTGGCCGCCACCGCCGCCACCGCCGCTGAGTGCACCCTGGATAGTCGAGAACACGTTCCCGATTCCGCCAGCCAGCGCCGTCAGGGCAAAGATCAGGGCGATCGACACCAGCGCGATGATCAGGGCGTACTCGACCAGCCCTTGCCCCTCGGCCGCTCGGTTCTTCTGGGTCTCCCACCAGGCCAGCACATCGTACACGTATCGTTCCAGCATGGCTCTTCGCTCCCTCCGAGAATGGTCGCCAGCCGATGACGGCTCGGCTCGATGACTCCATCTGCCCGATCCGACCGCCCGCTGCCGCTCGCCGAAAACCGTCACCCCCCTCCTGCTGCCACAGCTCGGTCGGTCAGCGCGGGTATCTACTGCCACAGTACGGTGGGAACCCGTGAGGCTCGTAGGTGCAGTCGTCTCGACTGGAGTGGGGAACTTCGGCGCGACCCGATCGGGGGAGAACATCCTGGCCAGCGCGCGAGACAGAATCAGGACTCAGGTAAGGGGCACGAGGAGCGTCCCGCGCCAGCGCTCCGCCGCGATCGCTTCCTCGGCCAGACTGGCACCCAGCTGCTCCAGCCGTTCCGTGACCAGCGGATCGAGCGGCGGCAGGGGATCGAGCGCCGCTGGACCACCAGCTTCCAGAACCGCTACCAGCTGGGCCGACTCGACACGCAGCTCCACCGCGAGATCCGTCACGCCCGGCTGACGAGCTGCCCGCACCGCCAGTTCCTGCAGCAGGCGATAGACCAGGTGCGACAGGGGAGGCGCGAGCCTCGCATCCTGCTCCGGCCCGGTGACCGCCACGCGCTCCAGTCGGCTTATCCGGGCTAACTCGCGGAGATAGCGACGGAGCGTCTCCACGAGCCCGATCTCTTCCAGGAGGCTCGGCGCCAACTCGAGCAGCGTGCGTCGCAACCCATGCACTGCTTCGCTGGTCAACTCGCGTAGCCGCAGGAGTTCGGGACGCAAGTCATCGGCCCGCTTGCGCTCGACCTGGAGGCAGATCTCCACTTGCAGTGCGACCGCACTCA
Protein-coding regions in this window:
- a CDS encoding Flp family type IVb pilin; protein product: MRQWHRAALAGQGLVEYALIILFVAIALVGALTILGGALASFYQSAAGAIPGS
- a CDS encoding Flp family type IVb pilin, coding for MLERYVYDVLAWWETQKNRAAEGQGLVEYALIIALVSIALIFALTALAGGIGNVFSTIQGALSGGGGGGGQ
- the dnaJ gene encoding molecular chaperone DnaJ; this translates as MAAKRDYYEILGVSRTATQEEIRRAYRRLARQYHPDVNKSPDAEEKFKEINEAYEVLSDPDKRAAYDRFGHAGVQAGVGHEPSAGGDPFGFGSLFTDLFDSFFGDMTGTTRRRPARGADLEATIELTFEEALRGVVKELEIERLELCPDCRGTRMRHGARPTTCPVCGGTGQLRRYQQTILGAMITATTCSHCGGEGRVVSDPCPTCRGRGRTVRRRTVRLEIPAGIEDGATLRLTGEGEHGEPGGAPGNLYVHVRVRPHDLFRREGTTLYLDLPINVAQAALGAEVEVPTIDGPVLLTIPPGTQPGQRFRLRGKGAPELGSERRGDLIVTVRVVVPTELTPRQRELFAELAESLERPDVHEAHRKGFFERIKEVLGV